From the Alloalcanivorax dieselolei B5 genome, one window contains:
- a CDS encoding YihY family inner membrane protein, translating into MTDKDETPLIPFRVRMQSLVAFLRLLRRQFVEDGCLSSAAALTYTTLFAIVPVMTVMFTVISALPALNERGLAIRQWAFQYFVPSAGDQILRHLEGFSRQATNLTVVGALFLVVTSVLMLRTIEQSLNRIWRIGKPRKGLTSLMMYWAVLSLGPILLGVGLGISSYLTSVSLVTDTVAYLGGDRFWLRALPVVMTTGLLSLLYIVVPNTSVPIRQGVLGALLAALAFELAKGGFAFFIRQVPSYQVIYGAFAMVPVFLLWIYISWIIVLAGAELVRGLVVFEEFRRRVPRTQSLLRLLCLLWTRQRNGEVLRHNEVQRVLRDAGVTHWDEFRNLLEDRGLIRRTDDGGYMLSGDLRSLTLADLLAMLPWTSEQQLNVNAQGLEPWETVLKARCDQAREGMRAPLSFPLETLFENQLSETGPDPDLSDEGAGHRKEDERS; encoded by the coding sequence ATGACGGACAAGGACGAGACACCGCTGATTCCCTTTCGCGTCCGTATGCAGTCGCTGGTGGCGTTCCTGCGCTTGCTGCGGCGCCAGTTCGTCGAGGACGGTTGCCTGTCCTCGGCGGCGGCGCTCACCTATACCACCTTGTTTGCCATCGTTCCGGTGATGACGGTGATGTTCACGGTGATATCGGCGCTCCCGGCGCTCAACGAACGGGGGCTGGCGATTCGTCAGTGGGCGTTTCAGTATTTCGTGCCGTCCGCCGGTGATCAGATTCTTCGCCATCTGGAAGGCTTCTCCCGGCAGGCCACCAATCTCACCGTGGTGGGCGCCCTGTTCCTGGTGGTCACCTCGGTGTTGATGTTGCGCACCATCGAGCAGTCATTGAACCGCATCTGGCGTATCGGCAAGCCGCGCAAGGGGCTGACTAGTCTGATGATGTACTGGGCGGTGCTGTCTCTGGGGCCGATACTGCTGGGCGTCGGTCTGGGTATCAGTTCCTACCTCACTTCCGTTTCCCTGGTCACCGATACCGTGGCGTATCTGGGCGGCGACCGTTTCTGGCTGCGCGCCTTGCCGGTGGTGATGACCACCGGTTTACTCTCGCTGCTGTATATCGTGGTGCCGAATACCTCGGTACCGATTCGGCAGGGGGTGCTCGGTGCTTTGCTGGCGGCCTTGGCGTTTGAACTGGCCAAGGGCGGGTTCGCGTTCTTCATCCGGCAGGTGCCCAGTTATCAGGTCATCTATGGTGCCTTTGCCATGGTGCCGGTGTTTCTGTTGTGGATTTATATTTCCTGGATCATCGTTCTCGCCGGCGCCGAGCTGGTGCGGGGCCTGGTGGTGTTCGAGGAATTTCGACGCCGGGTGCCGCGCACCCAGTCGCTGCTGCGATTGCTGTGCCTGCTGTGGACACGACAACGTAACGGGGAAGTGCTACGTCATAATGAGGTACAGCGTGTGCTGCGGGACGCCGGCGTCACCCACTGGGACGAATTCCGCAATCTGCTGGAGGATCGTGGATTGATTCGCCGCACCGACGATGGCGGTTACATGCTCAGCGGAGATTTACGTTCGTTGACCCTGGCGGATCTGCTCGCCATGTTACCCTGGACCAGCGAGCAGCAACTGAACGTCAACGCTCAGGGGCTGGAGCCCTGGGAGACGGTGCTCAAGGCACGCTGCGATCAGGCGCGCGAGGGCATGCGTGCGCCGTTGTCGTTTCCCCTGGAAACGCTGTTCGAGAATCAGTTGTCGGAAACCGGCCCCGATCCCGACCTCAGTGATGAGGGGGCCGGTCATCGAAAAGAGGATGAACGATCATGA
- the wrbA gene encoding NAD(P)H:quinone oxidoreductase, which yields MSAYILVLYYSRTGAVAELARQVARGVESSGMEACLRTVPPVSADHQATAPAVPDSGAPYVTLDDLRGCAGLALGSPTRFGNMAAPLKYFIDQTSDLWMSGDLIGKPAGVFTASASQHGGQESTLLSMMLPLFHHGMVLAGVPYSEAALTRTRDGGTPYGPSHVAGIDNRTQPSDDEITLARALGHRLGGLARALERRR from the coding sequence GTGAGCGCCTACATTCTGGTCTTGTACTACAGCCGCACCGGCGCGGTGGCGGAGCTGGCGCGCCAGGTGGCGCGGGGCGTGGAGAGCAGTGGCATGGAGGCGTGTCTGCGCACCGTGCCGCCGGTGTCCGCCGATCACCAGGCCACGGCGCCGGCGGTACCGGACAGCGGCGCGCCCTATGTCACTCTCGACGACCTGCGCGGTTGCGCCGGGCTCGCCCTGGGCTCCCCCACCCGCTTCGGCAATATGGCGGCACCGCTGAAGTATTTCATCGATCAGACCAGCGACCTGTGGATGTCCGGGGATTTGATCGGCAAACCCGCCGGCGTATTCACCGCCTCCGCCAGCCAGCATGGCGGCCAGGAAAGCACCCTGTTGTCGATGATGCTGCCGCTGTTTCACCACGGCATGGTGCTGGCCGGAGTGCCCTACAGCGAGGCGGCCCTGACCCGCACCCGCGACGGTGGCACGCCTTACGGCCCAAGCCATGTGGCCGGCATCGACAACCGCACCCAGCCCAGTGACGACGAGATCACTCTGGCGCGGGCGCTGGGGCATCGCCTCGGCGGACTCGCCCGGGCACTGGAGCGGCGCCGATGA
- a CDS encoding DUF2069 domain-containing protein yields the protein MILLLRLTYALLLLIGLANQFWLGPPDAPWMAAVIMGVGLYLPLLLMMPAVISADKRGLTWLCFLLLFYFCGYVIQVLDPAPVRTLAIVKVSLTTVLFVLAMQVIRGGRADR from the coding sequence ATGATTCTGCTGCTGCGGCTCACCTATGCCCTGCTGTTGCTGATCGGTCTGGCCAATCAGTTCTGGCTGGGACCACCGGACGCCCCCTGGATGGCGGCGGTGATCATGGGGGTTGGCTTGTATTTGCCGTTGCTGCTGATGATGCCGGCGGTGATCAGCGCCGATAAGCGTGGGCTCACCTGGTTGTGTTTTCTGTTGCTGTTCTATTTTTGCGGCTACGTGATACAGGTGCTGGATCCGGCGCCGGTGCGCACCCTTGCCATCGTCAAGGTGAGCCTGACCACGGTGCTGTTCGTACTGGCCATGCAAGTGATCCGGGGTGGACGTGCTGATCGATGA
- a CDS encoding stage II sporulation protein M, which produces MRQSQFEQRYQPQWRRLEQGLAALEKKQRPKNVDLSRFTDDYQDLCHQLALSRERGYSLVLQDYLNDLMLRAHRQLYRHRAPLMPRLAAFLRGDFPRAVRAMWRWHLISALAFLLSAGLVAAMILHDPELVHTVVDGNGVSDLENMYHPDLRDSSDRNRADDLMMFGYYIYNNVGIAFRTFAGGVLFGIGSLVVMLFNGSFLGAAAAHLTLVGAGQPFYTFVIAHGAPELTAIVLAGGAGLRLGWSLVAPGSWRRVDALRRAARETLPVMYGVFLLLVLAAMIEAFWSSRELDAQIKYTVGGISWALLYFYLLFAGRHGSE; this is translated from the coding sequence ATGAGACAAAGCCAGTTCGAACAGCGCTATCAGCCTCAATGGCGCCGCCTTGAACAGGGCCTGGCGGCGCTGGAGAAGAAGCAGCGGCCCAAGAACGTGGATTTGTCGCGCTTCACCGACGACTACCAGGACCTGTGCCATCAGTTGGCGCTGTCGCGGGAAAGGGGCTACAGCCTGGTACTGCAGGACTACCTGAACGACCTGATGCTCCGTGCCCATCGCCAACTCTACCGTCACCGGGCGCCGTTGATGCCGAGGCTGGCGGCGTTCCTGCGCGGTGACTTCCCGCGCGCGGTGCGCGCCATGTGGCGCTGGCATCTGATCAGCGCCCTCGCCTTCCTGCTCTCCGCCGGTCTGGTCGCGGCCATGATCCTGCACGACCCGGAACTGGTGCATACCGTGGTGGACGGCAACGGCGTCAGCGATCTGGAAAACATGTACCACCCGGATCTGCGCGACAGCAGCGACCGCAACCGGGCCGACGATCTGATGATGTTCGGCTACTACATCTACAACAACGTCGGCATCGCCTTCCGCACCTTCGCCGGAGGCGTGTTGTTCGGCATCGGCTCCCTGGTGGTGATGCTGTTCAACGGTAGTTTCCTTGGCGCCGCCGCCGCCCACCTGACCCTGGTAGGCGCCGGGCAGCCGTTCTACACCTTCGTCATTGCCCATGGGGCGCCGGAGCTGACCGCCATCGTGCTGGCCGGCGGCGCCGGGCTGCGCCTGGGCTGGTCGTTGGTGGCGCCGGGTTCCTGGCGACGAGTGGACGCCTTGCGCCGGGCGGCACGGGAAACCCTGCCGGTCATGTACGGCGTGTTCCTGCTGCTGGTGCTGGCGGCGATGATCGAGGCGTTCTGGTCCTCCCGGGAGCTGGACGCCCAGATCAAATACACCGTCGGCGGCATCAGCTGGGCCCTGCTTTACTTCTATTTGCTGTTCGCGGGGCGTCATGGATCTGAATAA
- a CDS encoding acylphosphatase has product MIARQVVVRGRVQGVLFRASTCDEARRCGVVGWVRNLEDGGVEAWLEGSEEAVSALLAWMRRGPARARVTDVTQTERSPRGYEDFEVSW; this is encoded by the coding sequence ATGATTGCCCGTCAAGTGGTGGTGCGCGGCCGCGTTCAGGGCGTGCTTTTTCGTGCCAGCACCTGTGATGAAGCCCGCCGGTGTGGCGTGGTGGGCTGGGTCCGCAATCTCGAGGATGGAGGCGTGGAGGCCTGGCTTGAGGGTAGCGAGGAAGCGGTCAGCGCCTTGCTGGCCTGGATGCGCCGTGGCCCTGCCCGCGCGCGCGTCACCGATGTGACGCAAACTGAACGCAGCCCGAGGGGCTACGAGGACTTCGAGGTATCCTGGTGA
- a CDS encoding RDD family protein: MLIDERLHIDTPEGARLTLSLAGPLPRGMAYGIDLMIRGLILMVVATPLTLLGRGGSGLYLLLLFLLEWFYPVLFEVFRQGRTPGKAMMGLAVVHGNGAPVGLSGSLVRNLLRTADLFPFAYLTGFVVMLVSSRQQRLGDLAADTLVIHVPASQTRPAPGDSGGEPPDWPLDRGDQLVLLAFHDRGPRLSEERQRELARLAYPELNDDAALARLRRVVNHVLGAA, from the coding sequence GTGCTGATCGATGAACGTCTGCACATTGATACGCCGGAAGGCGCTCGGCTGACCTTGTCCCTGGCCGGGCCGCTACCGCGCGGCATGGCCTACGGCATCGATTTGATGATCCGAGGCCTGATTCTGATGGTGGTGGCCACGCCCCTGACGTTGCTGGGCCGTGGCGGCTCCGGTCTCTATTTATTGCTGTTGTTCCTGCTGGAATGGTTTTACCCGGTGCTGTTCGAGGTGTTCCGGCAGGGGCGCACGCCGGGCAAGGCGATGATGGGCCTGGCGGTGGTGCACGGCAACGGCGCTCCGGTGGGCTTGAGCGGCTCGCTGGTGCGCAATCTGCTACGCACCGCCGATCTGTTCCCGTTCGCCTACCTGACCGGCTTCGTGGTGATGCTGGTCTCCTCCCGCCAGCAACGGCTGGGCGATCTCGCCGCCGACACTCTGGTGATTCACGTGCCCGCATCGCAAACCCGTCCCGCTCCCGGTGACAGCGGTGGAGAGCCGCCGGATTGGCCGTTGGACCGTGGCGACCAATTGGTGCTGCTGGCCTTTCATGACCGTGGCCCACGGCTGTCCGAGGAGCGTCAACGGGAACTGGCCAGGCTGGCTTATCCGGAACTCAACGATGATGCCGCCCTGGCCCGGTTACGCCGGGTGGTCAATCACGTACTGGGGGCGGCATGA
- the arsC gene encoding arsenate reductase (glutaredoxin) (This arsenate reductase requires both glutathione and glutaredoxin to convert arsenate to arsenite, after which the efflux transporter formed by ArsA and ArsB can extrude the arsenite from the cell, providing resistance.) has protein sequence MADYSIYHNPRCSKSRQALALLEENGVEPNVIKYLDNPPDANTLRALVRQLGLARAHDLLRVKEAEYKEAGLHPEADDDTVIAALVRYPKLLERPVVVHGKRAVIGRPPEKVLELIES, from the coding sequence ATGGCCGACTACAGCATCTATCATAATCCGCGCTGTTCCAAATCCCGCCAGGCGCTGGCCCTGCTGGAAGAGAACGGCGTCGAGCCGAACGTGATAAAGTATCTGGACAACCCGCCGGATGCCAACACTCTGCGCGCTCTGGTCCGACAACTCGGACTGGCCCGCGCCCATGATCTGCTGCGCGTCAAGGAAGCGGAATACAAAGAAGCGGGACTGCATCCGGAGGCCGATGACGACACCGTCATCGCCGCCCTGGTCCGCTACCCCAAGTTGCTGGAGCGGCCGGTGGTGGTCCACGGCAAACGCGCGGTCATCGGACGGCCGCCGGAAAAAGTGCTGGAGTTGATTGAATCGTGA
- a CDS encoding alpha/beta fold hydrolase, with protein sequence MKQVELVNGDLRFPALLTGDGEPVLLLHGFPDTHENWADIMQRLAGAGYTAVAPALRGYAPSCQPGSGDYALTAALEDLMAFTDQLGGRVHLIGHDWGAVLGYLACARYPETFSSFSALAIPPLKRLPQALLRVPEQLGLSAYIPFFQLPLAAETWLNRNDLDGVATLWRRWSPGWEAGRYLEQAKHTLAQPGVLSAALGWYRHLPRLWRRDLRQASKTLLGETRVPTQVLLGESDGCMSPRLLDHTIYPSDFPEGLHVKTLADAGHFLHLQQPDAVAALLVEHIRKEENKTVDS encoded by the coding sequence GTGAAACAGGTTGAACTGGTGAACGGCGATCTGCGCTTTCCGGCGCTGCTGACCGGTGACGGCGAGCCGGTATTGTTGCTGCATGGCTTTCCGGATACCCATGAGAATTGGGCCGATATCATGCAGCGGCTGGCGGGCGCCGGTTATACCGCGGTGGCCCCGGCATTGCGTGGTTACGCGCCGTCCTGTCAGCCCGGCAGCGGTGACTATGCACTGACCGCCGCGCTGGAGGATCTGATGGCCTTCACCGATCAACTGGGCGGGCGTGTGCATCTGATCGGCCACGATTGGGGCGCGGTGCTGGGCTACCTGGCCTGTGCGCGCTACCCGGAAACCTTCAGCTCTTTTTCCGCGCTGGCGATACCGCCTTTGAAACGCTTGCCCCAGGCGCTGCTGCGGGTGCCGGAACAATTGGGTCTGAGCGCCTATATTCCGTTTTTCCAACTGCCGCTGGCGGCGGAAACCTGGCTCAACCGCAACGACCTGGACGGTGTCGCCACCCTGTGGCGGCGCTGGTCACCGGGTTGGGAAGCCGGCCGCTACCTGGAGCAGGCCAAGCACACCCTGGCCCAACCCGGCGTCTTGTCCGCCGCCCTGGGCTGGTACCGGCACTTGCCCCGGCTATGGCGCCGGGACCTGCGTCAGGCCAGCAAGACACTGCTGGGAGAAACCCGGGTTCCGACCCAGGTGTTGCTCGGCGAAAGCGACGGCTGCATGAGCCCGCGCCTGCTGGATCACACCATCTATCCCAGCGACTTCCCCGAAGGCCTCCACGTCAAAACCCTGGCCGACGCCGGCCACTTCCTGCACCTGCAACAACCGGACGCCGTGGCGGCGCTGTTGGTGGAGCACATTCGAAAAGAAGAGAACAAGACAGTTGACAGTTGA
- a CDS encoding DUF1835 domain-containing protein, which yields MSSAVPAPPSPFVHGHLTLERQERRARNLLRGARRHHTPAVLRLAARRRSQHQPFTLADARRAIAREQGFPDWASQSHHIRELEHSQPLYGLSPDGDEATLHLCGATDLTPRLRKAGFVGEILSLADPYSLGPLRNEPIPLFRQRRSRFLANLRQQDWQRVAREQQDIQDRLAEAARGRRVVLWFQHDSQDQLILARLLHQFSHNPNGAPLQLIAVESVPGVKRFRCLTQLAPFVLNWLWRQRRAVSTAQLSLGEAAWRAVTANHPDALYRLSRHTTSALPMLGRALRRHLLELPDPATGLGLSEQLAAQLVAERGPISIRGVYNALQEEREPLPYLSPQMFRWVLKPLLEGERALLEYHRTPGRPWDEGLLDVTHAGHGVLSGYRNWLDSRPPVRWVGGIPIDGTHACWCIDKSSGQPRLY from the coding sequence ATGTCTTCTGCAGTACCCGCTCCACCCAGCCCTTTTGTTCACGGCCATCTGACGCTGGAAAGACAGGAACGCCGCGCCCGCAATCTGCTGCGCGGCGCCCGCCGCCATCACACCCCGGCGGTGTTACGACTGGCCGCGCGCCGCCGTTCGCAACACCAGCCGTTCACGCTGGCCGATGCCCGGCGCGCCATTGCCCGGGAACAGGGTTTCCCGGATTGGGCCTCACAGAGCCACCACATTCGCGAACTGGAACACAGCCAACCCCTCTACGGCCTCAGCCCCGATGGCGACGAAGCCACTCTGCATCTGTGCGGGGCCACGGACCTGACCCCGCGTCTGCGCAAGGCCGGCTTCGTCGGTGAAATACTGAGCCTGGCGGACCCGTACAGTCTCGGCCCCCTGCGTAACGAACCGATACCGCTGTTCCGGCAGCGGCGCAGCCGTTTTCTGGCGAATCTGCGGCAACAGGACTGGCAACGGGTGGCGCGGGAACAGCAAGACATTCAAGACCGGCTGGCGGAAGCCGCGCGGGGCCGGCGGGTGGTGTTGTGGTTCCAGCACGACAGTCAGGACCAACTGATTCTGGCCCGGCTGCTGCACCAGTTCAGCCATAATCCCAACGGCGCTCCGCTGCAATTGATCGCGGTGGAATCGGTGCCGGGGGTCAAGCGTTTTCGCTGCCTCACCCAACTGGCGCCCTTTGTTCTCAACTGGTTGTGGCGGCAACGGCGCGCGGTCAGTACCGCGCAGCTGTCGCTCGGCGAAGCGGCCTGGCGCGCGGTGACCGCCAACCATCCCGACGCGCTATACCGCCTGTCCCGGCACACCACCTCGGCGCTGCCCATGCTCGGTCGGGCCCTGCGCCGTCATCTGCTGGAACTGCCGGATCCGGCCACCGGCCTGGGACTGAGCGAGCAATTGGCAGCGCAACTGGTGGCCGAACGCGGGCCGATTTCCATACGAGGGGTGTATAACGCCCTGCAAGAAGAACGCGAACCGCTCCCCTATTTGTCACCGCAAATGTTTCGCTGGGTCCTGAAACCGCTGCTGGAAGGCGAGCGGGCGCTGCTGGAATATCACCGCACCCCCGGGCGCCCCTGGGATGAAGGCCTGCTGGATGTCACCCATGCCGGCCACGGCGTCCTCAGCGGCTACCGCAACTGGCTGGACAGCCGCCCGCCAGTACGCTGGGTCGGCGGCATCCCCATCGACGGCACCCACGCCTGCTGGTGCATTGACAAGAGCAGTGGGCAACCAAGACTCTACTGA